In Rattus norvegicus strain BN/NHsdMcwi chromosome 1, GRCr8, whole genome shotgun sequence, a genomic segment contains:
- the Ccr6 gene encoding C-C chemokine receptor type 6 isoform X1, whose amino-acid sequence MNFTEANYGMEDYTGSDYSMFPETEPCSLQEVRDFTKVFVPIAYSLICVFGLLGNIMVVITFAFYKKARSMTDVYLLNMAITDILFVLTLPFWAVTHATDTWIFGNTMCKLMKGTYAVNFNCGMLLLACISMDRYIAIVQATKSFRVRSRTLTHSKVICLTVWFVSIIISSPTFFFNKQYKLQGRDVCEPQYKLVSEPITWKLLGMGLELLFGFFIPLLFMVFCYLFIIKTLVQAQNSKRHRAIRVVIAVVLVFLACQIPHNMVLLVTAANTGKMGRSCSAEKALAYARNVAEVLAFLHCCLNPVLYAFIGQKFRSYFMKIMKDVWCMRRKSKVPTFFCARVYSESYISRQTSETVENDNASSFTM is encoded by the coding sequence ATGAATTTCACCGAGGCCAACTACGGAATGGAAGATTATACTGGCTCAGATTACTCTATGTTTCCAGAGACCGAGCCATGCTCTCTGCAAGAGGTCAGAGACTTCACCAAGGTGTTCGTGCCAATCGCCTACTCCTTAATCTGTGTCTTTGGCCTCCTTGGCAATATTATGGTGGTGATAACCTTTGCCTTCTACAAGAAAGCCAGGTCCATGACTGACGTCTACCTATTGAACATGGCCATCACAGACATACTCTTTGTCCTCACCCTACCATTCTGGGCAGTTACTCATGCCACTGACACTTGGATCTTTGGCAACACGATGTGTAAACTGATGAAAGGCACGTATGCGGTCAACTTTAACTGTGGGATGCTGCTCCTGGCCTGTATCAGCATGGACCGGTACATTGCCATCGTCCAGGCGACCAAATCTTTCCGGGTACGCTCCAGAACACTGACGCACAGTAAGGTCATCTGTCTGACGGTGTGGTTCGTTTCCATCATCATCTCAAGCCCCACATTCTTCTTCAACAAGCAATACAAGCTGCAGGGCCGTGATGTCTGCGAGCCTCAGTACAAGCTCGTCTCGGAGCCCATCACGTGGAAACTGCTGGGCATGGGACTCGAGCTGCTCTTTGGCTTCTTCATCCCTTTGCTGTTTATGGTGTTCTGTTACCTGTTCATCATCAAGACCTTGGTGCAGGCCCAGAATTCCAAGAGGCACAGAGCCATCCGAGTCGTGATTGCTGTGGTTCTCGTGTTCCTGGCTTGTCAGATCCCTCACAACATGGTCCTCCTCGTGACTGCAGCCAACACGGGCAAAATGGGCCGCAGCTGCAGCGCCGAGAAAGCCCTCGCCTACGCCAGGAATGTGGCTGAGGTCCTGGCTTTCCTGCACTGCTGTCTCAACCCCGTGTTGTATGCCTTCATTGGACAGAAATTCAGAAGCTACTTCATGAAGATCATGAAGGATGTGTGGTGTATGAGGAGGAAGAGCAAGGTGCCTACCTTCTTCTGTGCCCGGGTTTACTCAGAAAGCTACATCTCCAGGCAGACCAGTGAGACTGTAGAAAATGACAACGCATCGTCCTTTACCATGTAA